In Melitaea cinxia chromosome 4, ilMelCinx1.1, whole genome shotgun sequence, a single genomic region encodes these proteins:
- the LOC123670529 gene encoding uncharacterized protein LOC123670529, which translates to MEGNLCITIFVVVCLVWQAQAQTQGVNCAQTGAGRFADPADTTCRNYTLCVALNNVTGQFLSYNYVCPTTSLFNPLTHQCTTNYVCNANAVPPNTATCTAEGFIANPNSADCTSFIQCVIQNGVMTQFPQTCPQGTFYNPATTLCEGNYVCPVNCVNAGRFPDPTSTDCSNYFLCAAAANGVLTRYSYTCPGTSLFNPNTGICSSTYICPQ; encoded by the exons ATGGAGGGTAACCTTTGCATTACGATATTCGTT GTTGTCTGCCTTGTATGGCAAGCACAGGCACAAACACAAGGAGTCAACTGCGCGCAAACTGGCGCAGGCCGTTTCGCAGATCCGGCCGATACAACATGCAGAAATTACACCCTCTGCGTTGCCCTCAACAACGTTACAGGTCAATTTTTATCGTATAATTATGTCTGTCCTACAACGTCGCTGTTCAATCCGCTGACACATCAGTGTACAACAAATTACGTTTGCAACGCAAACGCCGTACCACCAAATACTGCTACTTGCACTGCGGAAGGTTTTATCGCCAATCCGAATTCCGCAGATTGCACAAGTTTCATTCAGTGCGTTATACAAAATGGGGTTATGACTCAATTTCCTCAGACCTGCCCACAAGGCACCTTTTATAACCCTGCAACTACATTGTGTGAAGGAAATTATGTGTGTCCCGTTAATTGTGTCAATGCTGGTAGATTTCCAGATCCCACAAGTACGGATTGTTCAAATTATTTCTTGTGTGCAGCAGCAGCTAACGGCGTATTGACACGGTACTCTTATACTTGTCCCGGAACATCATTGTTTAATCCAAATACCGGAATATGTTCATCAACTTATATATGTCCACAGTAA